In the Nicotiana tabacum cultivar K326 chromosome 16, ASM71507v2, whole genome shotgun sequence genome, one interval contains:
- the LOC107763049 gene encoding protein WHAT'S THIS FACTOR 1 homolog, chloroplastic-like — MSIWRLLWTKSTTTAISSISKTSTSPNSTFSQFRQLSTSFLVTKIPKKFRKKRKKKDFPRTKLVQTQPNIIPYFENILVRDTHFRFLTKTKEFLSKQPHHVLRLDDAGKLHQQLGFPRGRKIVRSLQRHPSIFEIYRHTDGKMWFGFTDFMEQLLEEESCVMNQMENDRVNVVRKLLMMSKDKRIPLSKIYHNRLLFGIPEDLRDRIGKYEDYFKVFVEEDGRRVVELVNWDPTLAVSALEKEYMVDEDKVKRAFKFPIKHGKALDLDEGDERKLNLLYTLPLVSPYSNGSKLDLWTVEAEKFRVGLIHEFLSLTLEKRAYIHNLVEFKDEFCLTKHTYQMLLKQPRTFYLAGTEMNWCVFLKDGYGEDGVLLNKDPQVLFNEKLYGYAGMKVLEPTSLVNET, encoded by the coding sequence ATGTCAATTTGGCGTCTCCTTTGGACCAAATCTACCACCACCGCCATTTCTTCCATTTCCAAAACCTCAACTTCCCCAAACTCCACTTTCTCTCAATTCAGACAACTTTCCACCTCTTTCCTCGTCACtaaaatccccaaaaaattccgaaAGAAACGCAAGAAAAAGGACTTCCCACGTACCAAACTGGTCCAAACTCAACCAAACATCATCCCCTACTTCGAAAACATCCTCGTACGCGATACCCATTTCAGATTCCTCACTAAAACCAAAGAATTCCTGTCCAAACAACCCCATCATGTCCTTCGCCTTGACGATGCTGGAAAACTTCACCAGCAGCTGGGGTTCCCACGTGGCCGCAAGATTGTCCGTTCCCTCCAACGCCACCCTTCAATCTTCGAAATTTATCGACATACTGATGGTAAGATGTGGTTTGGTTTCACTGATTTTATGGAACAATTGTTGGAAGAAGAATCTTGTGTAATGAATCAAATGGAAAATGATAGAGTTAATGTTGTTAGGAAATTGTTAATGATGTCGAAAGACAAGAGGATTCCCTTGAGTAAAATTTATCATAATAGGCTTTTATTTGGTATACCTGAAGATCTTAGGGATAGGATAGGGAAGTACGAGGATTATTTTAAGGTTTTTGTTGAGGAAGATGGGAGAAGGGTAGTTGAGCTTGTGAATTGGGATCCTACATTGGCGGTGAGCGCGTTGGAGAAGGAGTATATGGTTGACGAGGATAAGGTGAAGAGGGCGTTTAAGTTTCCAATTAAACATGGCAAGGCATTGGATTTGGATGAAGGCGATGAGAGGAAGTTGAACTTGTTGTATACGTTGCCTTTGGTTTCGCCTTATTCTAATGGAAGCAAGTTGGATTTGTGGACTGTGGAGGCTGAGAAGTTTAGGGTTGGATTGATTCATGAGTTCTTGAGCTTGACGTTGGAGAAGAGAGCCTATATACATAATCTTGTGGAGTTCAAGGATGAGTTTTGTCTTACAAAGCATACTTATCAGATGCTCTTGAAACAGCCGCGGACGTTTTACTTGGCTGGTACGGAAATGAATTGGTGTGTCTTTCTAAAGGATGGGTATGGGGAAGATGGGGTTTTGCTAAATAAGGATCCTCAGGTGCTGTTCAATGAGAAACTGTATGGATATGCTGGCATGAAAGTGTTGGAGCCAACCAGTCTTGTCAATGAGACATGA